The DNA window tgccCCTTTCGAGTCGCCGGACTTTCCATTTTCCTGCTTGGGTGCTGTCCCACCAATTACCCAAAAAAGATCATGTGCATCACGTTAATCAAGCGTTAATTTTCCCCTCAAATAcaggaaaaacaacaacactTCACAGTTGTTTATGTTAATTACTCGCCGGAGGAAAAGTTGCagcaacacaaacacaaatgcTCGAGGCACAAATTGGGTTTTGGGTCACCGAACCCAGTCGACAATTAATTAGCATAGGCCATGGTGTACCATGCACAATATGATAGGATACCAGCCACCCTCCTCCCGAAGACCTTGCGCCATAAAATATGTCTAATATTTTCCCCATAAATTCCACTTGCAGATGGTGAAGGCGATGCTAACGACGAAGGCGCTGCGTACGAAGAAGATGATGTAAAAGCCACATCGCCATATCCCCTTTCTCTTCTCTCCAAACGAAAGCGAAATCCCAGCTGGGAAACTCCGGCTCCAAGTAAAACCGAACCAGAAACCGAAAAAGCCCACGACTGGCGTTTTGAGTTTCGTTGGACTGTTGGATTGCCGcactgaaaccgaaactgcATTCTTTCGACTCATATTCATACCATACGACACATATCGCGCACGGAATCGAACATGAGATTGTCGCCGTGCTTATCGGTGGTCAGTGGGAACCTGCCcgcgctgctcctcctcctggtgGCCAGCGTCGCCCTGGTTCTCGCCGAGCGGGACTTCAATGTCAACGACTCCCAGGTGAGTAATTTCCCTCCCCATGTGGGTCATTTTGAACCAAATTTAGATTGCTTTGATGGATGATGGTATACAGACTTTCTTTGAACCACAATGTCGCCATTCTTAAGATTAGATTGGCACCGCgataaaaagcataaaaatatGTCGTAATTTTGAAGTACCTAATGGTTTTTGTAGGTGCTTTTGCATTCGCTTATAGCCTGAAAAAAATGCCATGAATGAGTAAAATAAGAATACATTATAAATCTTTAAAGCGTTATTGAATGAAATTACGTTGAAAACTGTTTAATGGTACTATCAAATTACCCATATATGATTTTCTTTTCCAAAAGTTTATATTTTCGTGACAAGAGAAAGAGCTTAATTAAGATAAAAGCTATTTACCACTGTATAAATATGATTCGATTTATTAggatcttttttatttttatatatcttaATCTCCGCTTCTTTTTTCAAGGTGCCTGTTATAGAGCCAAAGGATGTGCCCGCCTACAAGCAGGATCCGTATGTTACGGAGCTGATGAGCTGCCAAAATACTCCGAGCGAGATAGTGCTTTCGCTTCTTCTGAAAAAACACGACTGGAGTGAGTTGACTGCCACAAAACGAGCTCATGTCCAAGCCAAGCTGGCCAAGTTCTTTGCCATACCCAAGGTGAGTTGGCACTTGAAAGGGAAAACGCTTAATGGAAGGCTAATTTCATGATCTTTATAGGAATTCATATCCCTGGACTCGGTGTCCAAGCGTGAGTTGAAGTCCATGCACAAGTTGGCCATGCGTAAAGGAGGCAAGGGCAACAAGAATATCGAGACCCTCAACCGAAGACTAGGACGCGCCAGTTTCATGgttgttattatattttactttatagaaaatataggttttttattaaaatcccTTTCCTGTACAGATCGGCTGTGGTCCCAGCTACTTTGTGATGGGTGAGCCGATAGCCAAGCAGATTGCCCACCAGATGAAGGATGGCACTATTGGTGCTTTGACCGAGGAGAACTTTGGCCTGTGGTTCATTTGGCGAAAGGAATTGAAATCAAGGTGGGTAGACAGAAAGGAGTGATATTGAAAGCTTGACAAAAGACATGGAAAGAATTTCGAGATAACTAATCGGTTCTTCACCTCCAGATCGAACCGCAAGCGACGTCAGTCCGAGGGCTCTGGTGCTGATGAGGATGACTACGACTATGGAGATGATGACGACGAAGTATCGTGAGTATCTAGCGTTTCACCTGAACGTGACACATTGGTAATTCCGGAAACCTTTCGCATTTCTTTCCATGATGGCTTGAAGTAGTGAGCCTCCTACGGAAGTGCCGCCAGTGGCCACACATGCTCATCGACATCATCACGGAGCGGTGAGTTTTGAGGCTAATTCTGAGCCATTTCGACATACTTGTTTCGGTTTCTCTGGGTGTTTTCTTTATCTGATACTGATATACCATACGTTTAAACGAGAATACCTGCGGTTCATACATACTCATTTGTTTAACCACACACGCTGAACATCTGTATGTATTACGTGTTTGGATCTGTATGGATCGCGTTGGACTTACTGTCTAGATTCGTTTTTGATTTCCGGAAGCCTTTggttctgtttgtttttatactgCACTTTGTTAATAACCGCAAACCAAAACGACACTGTACTACACATGCATCTCAATGGAAACCACACACAAAATACACACCCACATATGTACACTGAAAATAACTATAATTCATCATACGGTGTATACgttttttcttctctttttgcTATCTTCCTCTCGTTCTCTCACTCTGTCTGTGTATCTCGATCTCATTGTGTTAATGTTATCAACCAAAAATCAACAACCAAATATTGTAAACTATGTATAAAACCAACTCGAACTCGCCTCGAAAACTAACCAAATCGCATCATTCACTGTGACTAAACCGAAAGTCGGAGGTGTCCATGCTGGAGAAGATAGTATCGCCCGATGCACCCGTCTCCGTTTCATCGGAGGCTCCCCTGATACCCAATGTGGAGGAGGAGATCGAGGAGAGTGTCTCCAAGTTGGAGTCGGTGATCAGCAAGACCATTGAGAACACCAAGAACATCAAGGAGCTGACGGTACTGGGCGATCccgaggaggatgaggaggaagtggagctgcagcagctgggAGTTCCCATGGCCGTGGAGATTCTGCCGGAGGAAGGCACTACGAGAGCCACGGAAATGGTAAATCCCGCTTACTTGgaggaaaatggaaatcagGTGGACGCCAGGCCACAAGCTGCCTCAGAACTGGACTCCCTGGCCACGCCTACGCCCACGCCCTCTGTGTCCGCCCCCGAAACACAGAAGCCATTCTCACCCTACGATGCCATTTCCTCGGTGtcttcgtcgtcgtcgtcgtccgtAGCTTCTGCTGGAGAAGCTGGAGTAGATGCCTCTTCGGTGCCGCCCCCTCATCCGCCCCTGCCCACTGACCTGCCCACAGAGCAAGACAGCACCTCCGCCTCCGTCTCATCATCATCCCCACCCCCATCCTCATCCCACTCACCGTCATCACCCCCATCACTAGCCACTCAACCAACTACATCATcatcaacaacagcaacaatctCAACTACAACAGCTAcatcaacagcaacaactacatcaacaacaacaacactcTCTGAATCGCCAAAGGTAATGATGTCGCTtctgtgtatgtgtgtgtctGTACACGAACGAGTGTCCTTTTGCCTCGCCGTTATGTCTGTGTGCGTGTCCCATGTCCTTGTGTCCCCGTTGTCACATGTAAAACATCTCTTCCACCTCCTTTTTGTCGCTCTCTGTGAGGAGTTAGCCTAGCTTACACACATCTCTCTACATAAATTGATATTGTGTTTTATTGCCTTTTGTCCTGTGTAAATGTAGCGTATCCTGCAAAAAGTGAAGCCAAACTCCACAAAATGACTGCACATTTATGGAGGTGCCGTAAAAGATTTTTGTGGAGTTGGCTGGTGCTTAAAGTAAATGTTAGCTGACTAGATAGCAAATAGTGGTAAAGATAAGTGTACATACTGTTTTTTATAGCAGGTAGTTTTTAGTAATGGAGGCTAGAAGGATTCAGCCTTTTGTATATATCCTAACTTTGTAATAAATTCTATACCTTGAAGTTTAAAGGCAtagaactaaaaataaaaactgaccAATAAGAATAGCAATGTAcctatcaaaaatatttaaaatgactATATTATAGTAATACTACAGTAATTACTGAAGAACAAATACTATTTCCAAGTACTTTAATATACCTACTATAGTAACACTACCACATTACGCATAATTACTATTACTACTTAGTAGAACTACTGTTAATACTATAATAGTAAAATTATTCGAACTATAGTATTACTAGTATTACCATTACATCGTAGTACAATTTATAATACTACTATAGAAACACTACTATTACCTCTATAGTAAAGTCACTAATTGTACTATTACCTCGATTgtaattatacaatttttatattgctACAATAGTAAAACTACTATTACTTCTGTAGTAAACGTACTTTACTACAATAATAATAGTATTACTAGTATTGTAATTCTACTATATTGTAGTATAACTTATATTGATACATATTACTAATGTTGTATAGTAATACTACTATTAGTACTATAGTAATGCTACTGTTTCTATTAGAGTAATAGCCTCTACTATAGTAATCCTACTTTTGGTActataataatacaattatTACCTCGAAAGTTACTACAAACTAGTAACTTATGTGCTTTGTTGTGGCAAGCGTAACTATTTCATTGGTTTTGATTTACAATTCAATGGTACACTTAACTATTTATTGGTCAATTTGCCGATAGAGCATTTTTGTGTGCAATTAAAGACTAGTAGTTAGGGTTTCAGTTGCTCAGGGACTGAGAAGATCTTGatccccaccccctttttgcCGCCCCCTTGAGAAACCGTACTCATTTTTGCTACCCATTAAACACCAAATGCAGCCAAATACTGTGCTTAATGAGCTCGAGCTGAGCACCCTGCTGCCCTTCGACGATTTTGAgggcacagcagcagcagcagcagaaacacCAAATGCAACTGCCACAGCAGCAaccgcaacagcaacaactgcaactgccactgccactgcaacaacagcaggcGAAAGCGAATTTCATATAGAGTCCACAACGCACCGCACTAATAGCTCTAAGGTGAAATCTCGCAATCGCAATTGAAATCGCAATTTAGATCTAAGCCATAGATTTGCACCTCCACCCGCTCTGACAACTCCCTCAACTCCGGCCCTCTCTCTTATGAAACCCCCAACCCCCAACAAAACCCGATTGTCTCACCGTTTATCCCGAATCCAATTAGGGGAAATTGCTTCCAGCCAAATGCACTTAGCATGTAAGGGCAGGCAATTAGCGAACCAGAGCTCCTGCATGAGGTCCTTGGTCCCTGGTATCTGGTTCCTGGTCCCTGGTCCCTGGTAATTGCATGTCCACTATGGAGCACTTGTATCCGTATCCGTACCGCATTGGTTGTACTAACACTAACGTTAACACTCTAACACACTCACTCTGCCTGCCTCCTTAGCCGATGACTTTGCAGCATGACACTTAGCCAGCCATCTGTCGCCAATTAGGCAACTGACTAATAATGATTTCCCTGTTATTCCCAGGAAGGAGAAGCAGAACCTGAcgccatcagcagcagcagcaacaatagcCTGGCCAATAATGAGGTAACATCAGCCGTAGTCCCCTGGCAACCAAAAAGTCTCCACTAATAGCATAAAATTCCCCTTGCCAACCAACAGCAGTCTACGCCCGCCACGCCCTCGtcctcgctggcctcgaccaCGGCCTCCACTCCGGagtccagcagcagcagcaccttcGTCTCACCCGACTACGTGGAGCCGCAGCCCGAGGAGAACAGCCCGCCCATTATCAAGACTCGTCTGCAGAAACTGGCTGTCACTTCGGGCAAGGCGTTCACCTTCCATGTTCTACCAGATACCTTCTTCGATGCCGAGGATCAGGGCAATCTCCGCCTGGCTCTGACCGACAAGGATGGCCACGAGCTGAAGGCCAACTCCTGGCTGCAGTTCAACGCCGACAAGCGGGAGCTCTATGGCCTGTGAGCagaatgtttttttatatatgtttattaagATTGTTACTTATAAATCCTATTATCACCCTAGACCCCTGGATGACACTGTGTCCCGCTGGCAGTACCGCCTGTCGGCCACGGATTCCGGCAATGCCAGCGTCACGGAAACGGTGGAGATCAGCGTGCAGCAGCATCGGGCGGTGAGAACCATCAACCATGAGGTCAGCATTGTGGTGCGCATCAACGAGAAGCCGGGCCACAACATCGACTGGCAGCTGAAACTCATAAATGCAGTGGCTAGAACTCTGGATGACTCCAGCAACTCGGCGGTGGTGGTACGTGAAATCCGACAGACGCCCCATGATCCTCACAGTGCCACCTTCGTATACTTCAATGAGACACTGCCCACCGCCGAGTGCCCCGAAAAGGAATTGCACGATATTGTCCAGCGTTTGGATGCACAGAGACTGAGTGATTTGGTGCAGCCGCAGTTGGGCATTAAATCCATAACCGGCCAGCTGATCGGATCCTGCCAGAAGGATCTGACCCAGGTGAAGCCCACACAGCACATGGCCAAGAATGTGCCGCCCATGCCGCGCAACCAGGTGGATCGTGTGAACGCCAGCCTGGGCCAACTGCTGGTCTACAAAGTGCCAGCGGATACCTTCTACGATGCCAATGATAACCAGCTGACCCTGACTTTGAAGACCAGGGATCACATGGAACTGAGCCCACGCCACTGGCTGCAGTTCGACTCCAAGAACGAGGAGTTCTATGGCATCCCCAAAAGCGGCGACATTGGTTCCGAGGAGTATCTCCTCGTGGCCGAGGACAGTGGCGGTTTGAGTGCCCACGATGCCCTGGTCGTGGTGGTCAGTCCCGCTCCCAAGCGTGAGTTCGGGTTCTTCTTCAAGGCCTATCTATCCATCAGGCACGAGCGATTCAATGCCGAGCTGCAGCGAAAGTTTGTGGAGCGGGTGGCCAAGCTGAATGGCGATGCCACCACCGGACAGATCCAGATCCGCTCCATAACCACGCACCACGACTCCGATGGCACCATTGTGAACTTCTACAATACGACGCTGTACAAGAAGCACAACAGCTGTCGGGAGAAGGAGGTGGCCGCCACCAGGAGTGTCTACCTGAACAGCGACCACAGCTTGAGGGAGGCGGCTAAGCGGGCTTTGGGTCCCGAGCTGAATCTGACCAACTTTTCAGTGGTGCCTTTCAGTAATTGCCATCGTAAGTTTTGCTTCTTAGCTCTCTCCGTAAGATTCTCTCTGAAGATTAGCCTATTACAGATCCCGAGAACATGGACACCAATCAGCTGGACTACATACCCAGCCGCCCCGAGGAGCCTACCCACAAGTCCTCTTTCGGCGAGGATTACATGATTACCTACGTGCTGCCCATCGCGATTATTATTGTGATGCTGGTCATTGCCTCTATCATCGCCTGCTGCCTGCACTGGTGTCGCCATAGAAGCGGCAAAATGGAGCTAGGTAGGCCTACTCATATGACTCATTGAAAATAACACTCCCTCTTTGACACAATGGATCTCTCGATTTGCTTTTTAGGCGATGAAGAGGAGCGCAAGTCCTTCCGTGCCAAGGGTATTCCAGTCATCTTCCAGGACGAGTACGAGGAGAAGCCTGAGATCGGCAACAAGAGCCCCGTCATTTTGAAGGACGAGAAGCCCCCGCTGCTGCCCCCATCGTACAATACCTCAAACATGAACGGTgcgtttaaatataaataagtatCCTTGGAGAGGGCATTATAATTTAAGTTAGAAGACACCTATTGatgtaaatgtaaattaaatttccttCACCagcgtttgtccgtccgtataTTCTTTTGTCCGTTATTGAcctatttttaagaataatcatttttttaatgtaccagaatttgaattttatttggaATACATCGGGtggctatattatatagctatttttaatatttcaaaattacgaACTTATCAAAACAATacttacaaattaaaaagtgctACAACCATTGATTACTTCTTTTAACTGAATAAACTTTGGCTTTCCGAAGTTAAgtttctttcttctttttaCATACATACTTAATATCTATTTAATTTGTACACATTTTAGGCGACAACGATGTGGATGACTATGTGCCACCGCCGTCAGTGGTCGTTGGCGGCCGGGAGGTGCGCGGCAAGTCCCCTGCCACGCCCTCATACCGCAAGCCCCCGCCATATGTGTCGCCATAAATCAGTGTCAAGAGCAGCGGCGAAATGCAGCAAGGCAGCAGCAAGCCTGCAATCCAGAATggaagcaacagcaacaataataacaatcgCATCGTATTAACCACACAATctatatagatatatacatattgaTATATATGTAACCGATTTTGGCACAAGTTATATGCAACTAAGCGAACTCTTTTGTATATATCCAAGTGCAAATTGGTTTCTTTGGACATTGTACTCGAATTGAAGGGTGAAACGGACCCCGACCGAGAAGTATTCGCCAAGTCGATGGAGTTTTTTGGATAACCTTTTGTATTAGCCGAGAATGGAGAAATAATCACTGAACGATTTAAGTGCTAACAACTGGCAAACATACACACACTCAAGCTTATCGAGAATCGAGAACCACTAACACAAAACGATGAACTATGCtgcatattatttatttagtatgtACTCTAATTTATATGTAAACCACGCGAACACAAACACATCCACAAGGAGGACACAAAAGGAGTTAAGAAGGCAAAGGTCTTATGACATTATCTGGATTTTTGATTAACTGACAGGGCTTTATTACAGAAGTCATGGCAACAAAAtatgatttaatattttaattcataATATGTTGTTAAGACATGGACCCTTTGTTCTTTagattgtttttaaaataaatccagTTAGTCATAAATCGAGCTAGTGTCATAAGGCCTCAAGCACTAGAGCTTGCAAAGCACACACATATACGAGCCCATTTTAAGCATAGCATTTAAAACTCTTTGTACTAATTAAGCTGAAAGTGAGACAAAAAGGACGACATGTCCTTTGTCCGGACTTTTGGGCTGCTATTTATACTTTCGGCTTGATTTGCTCAAGCTGAATTGTTTGCATGTTCGATGTAATTTCACCAGAAACAGCTGGTATATTTCGATCAAAGGATTAGGAAACCTCCAAGGCAGGCTTAGTACTTGCAACTGGTTGGTTTCCAatatagtttagttttttagtggtttttctaTCGGCAACCCAGAGAGAGCGCCGGCTGAAGGACATGTCCAGGAGCTTTgattatttaacattttaagaaGCAATCAGACCCACAATAGAGCTGCCAATAATCCAGGTGCGACGGCCGGATCGCATTAGCCGTATTACCAAACTATTCCTAATTGCCCACAAGTGCTTCCCACAGACAGACAAACCAACAAGAACCACAACAACAGACCATATCCACCAAACACTCAAACAAAACAACACAacacacaaatatttatacgAAAATTGATTACTTAAAGTAGGACTTagttttaaatgatttttacaCATGCTCCCCTTGGATTATTCTACCTATGAAATGTATGAAATTAGTTGTAGCTCTGCTAGTTGGGCAGTACTTACTACGCTACCAACCGTCCCTTCTCCCCGAATCAAACTAATACGTAGTGCGTAAACATTGATTTTATATGGAAGTATATACACACCTATATAGGAGGTCCAGGCCCTAAGTTAGAGCAATAATTGCATGATGGGAAATTGAATTACTTTACAAAACTCGGACGCGCTGATTTTGTCGTGTAAAAACGTACACGCAAGTGCTACGTAATTGCCTATTAAACTAAGTATAATTAACTAATTTGTCTATTTGCATAAGCTCAGCCGCTgcattatttacattttgtaatttgtaatAGCGCCaacagcaataacaacaacggtatcaatttattttgaataaaaaaatgccAAAGATACGATTTTcagttttattatttgccattttttaCTACACTGCCAttacagcacacacacagacacaaaAGTAAGTAGAGACCTAAACAATTTGAATATATctaaatcaaatataaaatcgtgcaattttgtgaaaaataattgtcGCGTCAGCCAAGCCcgatgcaaattaaattaatatattcaaTACGAAAATAAGGGAAACTACTGTATATTTCAATGCAAACCATGTACTAATGCAATCTGTTTGCCATTTGATTGGCTTAAATTGAGCGAGTTGTACCCTccacaaacaacaaaaagaaaaacacatacaataattataataattattgaaGATAACTAAACGTGAATATAGGTATGCCATCCGTATACGATGTGTGCATGTGCGGATTCACGGATtctaataaacatttatatatattttgatacaAAGAAGccgagttttattttaattgctcCATCTCAGCTTGCACATTCCATTAGTGATACACATAATTTgggaaaaattcaatttatggaAATTCCTTAACAAATTATGGAATCAAAGCGAGCCGGAAGCGGGGGAGGGGGTGATGGGGTGGCCGTTGGTGCAAGGGAAAAAAGTCGAATCAAAAGCATCGCCATAATGAAGtaatacaaatttgtttttcctgtTGCTCTTGCCGCCTAATAAAGACATCCCTCCCCGACCCACCCCCAACCaacccaaccacccactccTGTCGCAAGCTATTGATTCCCGTTACTTTGACAACCGATACTCGCCGGATGctggcacacacactcgcacatcCGGCGCACATATTTGCTTGGCTTCGTTGACGCCAGCGGATACTGTCTATCATGTGTGTGTTTGAGGgggtgcactgggagaaaattGGGGGCTTAaattaaagatcataaagttaaaaaatataacgtTCTGGAACAGAGCTAACAGTTTTTAAATACTTCCAaaagatttaataatttaaaataaacatattttagtgATACTTTCAATCCTTTGAAGAATTCTTTATAGTTATAGTCTGTATGTCCCTGTATCATGTAATCATATCAATGATCCTTGGATATATCCACCATATTTTATAGCATACTTATATGAGCCACTTATTACTctagttatttttattatttgtaaaatataatatcaaattaataactttataataataaaaaataatacaaaattctGGAAATCTTTTGTTAATAGTTAACATTTTATCAGTATATTTATGCAAAGAACGCTAAAAAATCCTTAAACCAGAGTTATAGTCTCCCTATTAAGCGATTAATATATTTGTTGTTCGAATATAAAGCACTAGAGCATTCTACGGGGTTCttctttttaataagttattattatttacctaaACAACTCTAAAATGATCCACAATCTTTGTTATCTAGTTACAGCCGTAGCTATTAGTAGGTATGTTTAAGTGGTACGACTTTTCTCAGAACTCGAAGGATGTTTTCCTTAGCAGAGCTTGTTTTTCTTACTTCTCAGAAAAGTTCTTAACTGTCTACCCAATATGGTGTgtagttaaattaaaaataaaacagtgAAGAGATTTCTTTTCCATATAATTGCtctataattataaaatggcCTTCTACCTATGTAACAAAAAAGGCAATAAGGGATTTTACATTTCTAGGAATCACCCGTTCCTTGAGCTTGGTTCATGAGAATTTTTCTCCGTGTAAGGACACATGGCGGAGGTGGCTGGCAGTGTTTTTGCTGTTGCCGCTAcggttattgttattattatgtaATGCAGTCATTTAATTGGTAACAAATTGTATTGTTTGGCTTGGCCTGGCTGCGGGCGAAACGACATTTCTTGCTTGTTTCGTTTGTACGCTTTTACGACTTTCCTAGGAAACGTAAATGGGAGCAGCCCCATACCCTCTCCtccacgtgtgtgtgtgtgtggagcACCCAGGGTGTTCTTACGGCCATAGCTTTAATGCCACCCCCAGGACATGCCCCCCCCCGACAGCCCACCCCCACCTCACACCTGCTGCGACTTTTTCCCAGCAGCggtgggaaaacaaaaaacttttgttatACGGCGAATGTTTGGTTTTTAAACTTTGCATGCCGGAATCATTTGTGCCCCGAGGTTTAACTTTGCAGCTCGGATTCTGTAAATGCAAAATATGTGGGCAAAATGTCCATATGACCTGTAATTAAAAAGTCAAACCACCGAAACAACAACAGTAATGCTTAAAATAATGCAACTTGCACAACTAGATTAGTTACATTGGCAAAAACAGCAGTTTTACGCTTTGACTGCACTTGTTTTTATGGCTTGCTACTTTTGGTGGTATCTGTAGGGGCAATTTCGGAACACCTGAAGAATCTCTTTACTTAATTCAGCTCAATTTGTCatataaacaactttttacTATCTTATTTTCTGTATAATGCATGAATTGAATACTATTTTCTTTGTACCAAGtacataaattatattatattatttcttccatatcattttaaatttttatttcaattagccAATCCGTAAAAGTGACTCACAATTATCTTATatcttttacaaaaataaaaaataacaaaaaccattaGGTACTCCTTTAAATTTATAGTTCggctatataaatattatcttattTCCTGTAGAAAGCAcgcatttatttatgtttaatatgTAAAAAGGACATACATATGCTTCTAATTACACAATTCGGTTGTATAACTAGATTCGGTTTCATTTGCTGGAACTCGCTGCTTTCTCCAGGGGCGGGGTCCTTTATCACTGGCCGAGCAGCTGCTGACATCGGGGTCCTTTTCCTTTTCGTTGCCATAACGCTCATTATCGCCATTTGACCCCACCCCAATGCGAAAGCAACTTTCCCCGTCATCGCTGACAGCCTTTTGGCCCGAACTGCGACACTGGCCATAATCATTTTCGGCCCTTTTGCGTTTTGAGTTACCAAACAACAACGGCCGAGCGTATAATTAACTTATAATCTTACATGCTGCTGGATAGATAGATGCAGCAGTGTTTGTAGGAATAAATCCTTAGGGCGAAAGTATGGAATCTCTGTACCACACGTGCTGCAAAACAGAAACCCATCTCCAGAGGTACGTGCGATTTCGGTTGGCTTTTGTCTCTGGACTTGTGGCCAACACAATAGGGCCACGACCAAGAACCACGTTCTTTTGTTTCCTGTCGAAGCACTGTTCGTTGTCCCAGCAAAGAGTTGGATATTTTCCTTAGATCTCAGGATTTGGTAGGCCCACACCCCCTTTGGAATCCTTCCGTTTCGCAACAAGTTTAAATTACATCAAAAGTGAAATCAACACCTTATCACCATCGCCCAGCCCCCACCCCAAAGGAGCCGTCACCAAGTCAGTGCAAGCATTCAGGATAGGATGAAGATGTGGCATCAGCAAATTGAGATTAATCACAAAACAAACCCGGGGCGAAAAGCTCAAAAGGTGACAAATGCCGGAACAAACAGCACCGGGAACGTTACAAATCGAAGTGAAATATTTGTAATGCCCGGCAAGACCCGTGATTTGTATGTGTCCACATGTCGGGTGAGGACTACACCTAGGTATAgtacatatacattttatacacATTTAAGTTTCCTGCAATTGAAGAACAGGGGAGTGTGGCAATCGTTTGAGCGGTCCTGCCAGGACACAAATCAATTATGTTGCCACGGGACAAAGGCGAGAGCGTCGAAAAAATAATGGCAATACAAAAATGGAGGAGGACCGTGGCTTCGGAAAGGAACAATGGCCAACATTGGCAACCTGCTGCGCTAATGCCGGTCTCAGACAAACAAACCCCCCGCCGAAACCTCTGCTTCCACCGCCTCGAAAGCAAGCACAGTGAGAGATTAGGTCGAGGTTTTTGTAGGATATTTCAATAGGGATAAGGCGCTGCTGCTTTTTTTTAAGGGCGCTATAAGCAGGAACTTGTGATAATTGCGGAATTAGCCGTGATTCTCAATTGTGGGCTTTAAAGGATGGATGtct is part of the Drosophila biarmipes strain raj3 chromosome 2R, RU_DBia_V1.1, whole genome shotgun sequence genome and encodes:
- the LOC108036449 gene encoding uncharacterized protein LOC108036449 isoform X6 — protein: MRLSPCLSVVSGNLPALLLLLVASVALVLAERDFNVNDSQVPVIEPKDVPAYKQDPYVTELMSCQNTPSEIVLSLLLKKHDWSELTATKRAHVQAKLAKFFAIPKEFISLDSVSKRELKSMHKLAMRKGGKGNKNIETLNRRLGRASFMIGCGPSYFVMGEPIAKQIAHQMKDGTIGALTEENFGLWFIWRKELKSRSNRKRRQSEGSGADEDDYDYGDDDDEVSSEPPTEVPPVATHAHRHHHGAEGEAEPDAISSSSNNSLANNEQSTPATPSSSLASTTASTPESSSSSTFVSPDYVEPQPEENSPPIIKTRLQKLAVTSGKAFTFHVLPDTFFDAEDQGNLRLALTDKDGHELKANSWLQFNADKRELYGLPLDDTVSRWQYRLSATDSGNASVTETVEISVQQHRAVRTINHEVSIVVRINEKPGHNIDWQLKLINAVARTLDDSSNSAVVVREIRQTPHDPHSATFVYFNETLPTAECPEKELHDIVQRLDAQRLSDLVQPQLGIKSITGQLIGSCQKDLTQVKPTQHMAKNVPPMPRNQVDRVNASLGQLLVYKVPADTFYDANDNQLTLTLKTRDHMELSPRHWLQFDSKNEEFYGIPKSGDIGSEEYLLVAEDSGGLSAHDALVVVVSPAPKREFGFFFKAYLSIRHERFNAELQRKFVERVAKLNGDATTGQIQIRSITTHHDSDGTIVNFYNTTLYKKHNSCREKEVAATRSVYLNSDHSLREAAKRALGPELNLTNFSVVPFSNCHHPENMDTNQLDYIPSRPEEPTHKSSFGEDYMITYVLPIAIIIVMLVIASIIACCLHWCRHRSGKMELGDEEERKSFRAKGIPVIFQDEYEEKPEIGNKSPVILKDEKPPLLPPSYNTSNMNGDNDVDDYVPPPSVVVGGREVRGKSPATPSYRKPPPYVSP
- the LOC108036449 gene encoding uncharacterized protein LOC108036449 isoform X9; amino-acid sequence: MRLSPCLSVVSGNLPALLLLLVASVALVLAERDFNVNDSQVPVIEPKDVPAYKQDPYVTELMSCQNTPSEIVLSLLLKKHDWSELTATKRAHVQAKLAKFFAIPKEFISLDSVSKRELKSMHKLAMRKGGKGNKNIETLNRRLGRASFMIGCGPSYFVMGEPIAKQIAHQMKDGTIGALTEENFGLWFIWRKELKSRSNRKRRQSEGSGADEDDYDYGDDDDEVSEPPTEVPPVATHAHRHHHGASEVSMLEKIVSPDAPVSVSSEAPLIPNVEEEIEESVSKLESVISKTIENTKNIKELTVLGDPEEDEEEVELQQLGVPMAVEILPEEGTTRATEMVNPAYLEENGNQVDARPQAASELDSLATPTPTPSVSAPETQKPFSPYDAISSVSSSSSSSVASAGEAGVDASSVPPPHPPLPTDLPTEQDSTSASVSSSSPPPSSSHSPSSPPSLATQPTTSSSTTATISTTTATSTATTTSTTTTLSESPKEGEAEPDAISSSSNNSLANNEQSTPATPSSSLASTTASTPESSSSSTFVSPDYVEPQPEENSPPIIKTRLQKLAVTSGKAFTFHVLPDTFFDAEDQGNLRLALTDKDGHELKANSWLQFNADKRELYGLPLDDTVSRWQYRLSATDSGNASVTETVEISVQQHRAVRTINHEVSIVVRINEKPGHNIDWQLKLINAVARTLDDSSNSAVVVREIRQTPHDPHSATFVYFNETLPTAECPEKELHDIVQRLDAQRLSDLVQPQLGIKSITGQLIGSCQKDLTQVKPTQHMAKNVPPMPRNQVDRVNASLGQLLVYKVPADTFYDANDNQLTLTLKTRDHMELSPRHWLQFDSKNEEFYGIPKSGDIGSEEYLLVAEDSGGLSAHDALVVVVSPAPKREFGFFFKAYLSIRHERFNAELQRKFVERVAKLNGDATTGQIQIRSITTHHDSDGTIVNFYNTTLYKKHNSCREKEVAATRSVYLNSDHSLREAAKRALGPELNLTNFSVVPFSNCHHPENMDTNQLDYIPSRPEEPTHKSSFGEDYMITYVLPIAIIIVMLVIASIIACCLHWCRHRSGKMELGDEEERKSFRAKGIPVIFQDEYEEKPEIGNKSPVILKDEKPPLLPPSYNTSNMNGDNDVDDYVPPPSVVVGGREVRGKSPATPSYRKPPPYVSP